The Nocardia terpenica nucleotide sequence ATTCCAGGTGCCCCGGTCGAGCTCGGCCACCAGGCCCGCGGGCAGCACCCGGGCCAGGTTGTTGGCCAGGCCGCCGCCGGTCACGTGCGCGAAGGTCCGCACGTCGGTCTCGGCGACCAGGGCCAGGCAGTCCTTGGCATAGATGCGGGTGGGCTCGAGCAGTTCCTCGCCGAGGGTGCGGCCGAACTCCTCGACGTGCCCGCTCAGCGACATCCGATCGATCTCGAGCAACACGTGCCGGGCGAGGCTGTAGCCGTTGGAGTGCAGGCCCGACGAGCCCATGGCGATGACCACGTCGCCGGGGCGGACACGGTCCGGGCCGAGCACGGCGTCGGCCTCGACGACACCGACGCCGGTGGCCGAGATGTCGTAGTCGTCGGGACCCATCAGGCCGGGGTGCTCGGCCGTCTCGCCGCCGAGCAGCGCGCAACCGGCCTTCACACAGCCGTCGGCGATGCCCGCGACGATCTGCGCCATCCGCTCCGGGACCACCTTGCCCACGGCGATGTAGTCCTGCAGGAACAGCGGCTCCGCGCCGGACACCACCAGGTCGTCGACGACCATGGCGACCAGGTCCAGACCCACGGTGTCGTGCTTGTCCATCGCCTGCGCGACCGCGATCTTGGTGCCCACCCCGTCGGTGGAGGCGGCGAGCAGGGGCTCGCGATAACCGCCCTTGAGCGCGAAGAGCCCGGCGAAACCGCCGAGACCGCCCTGCACCTCGGGCCTGGTGGCCTTCTTGGCCAGGGGCGCGTACAGCTCGACTGCGCGGTCGCCGGCTTCGATGTCGACACCGGCCGCCGCGTACGAGGCGGCGGCGGAGCGAGGCTCGTCGCCCGCGCCGCCCGCGCTGTCCACACCGGCACCACTCGGGGTCTGCTCAGTCATTTTCGGGGAAAGCTCCAAACCGAATCGGCGGATAGATGCCTGATCACGCTACCGGAGTCCGGTAACGACGGTGCACCCGTATGGGATCGAAGTATTGACGTACATACCGTATGTATGTAAATCTGTGCCCCACATCGACCTCGTCTCCCGGAGGCAGTTATGGGAATCAGCAGCGCACTCGGTCCCGTCTCGCAGGTGGACCTGCCCGGCGGACGCATCCGCTACCACGACACCGGATCCGGTGCGCCCGTGGTGTTCGTGCACGGACTGCTCGTCAATGCCGATCTGTGGCGCAAGGTGGTGCCGGGCGTGGCCGCCGCCGGGCATCGCTGCCTCGCCCCCGACTGGCCCCTCGGCGCTCATTCGCTTCCCGTGCCGGACGCGGACCTGTCGCCGACCGGGGCGGCGGATCTGATCGCGGCCTTCCTGGAGCGGCTCGAGCTGCGCGACGTCACGCTGGTGGCCAACGACACCGGCGGGGCCCTCACGCAGATCCTGTTGACCCGCAACCGGTCCCGCGTCGGCCGGGTGGTGCTCACCGACTGCGACGCCTACGACGAGTTCTTTCCC carries:
- the purM gene encoding phosphoribosylformylglycinamidine cyclo-ligase encodes the protein MTEQTPSGAGVDSAGGAGDEPRSAAASYAAAGVDIEAGDRAVELYAPLAKKATRPEVQGGLGGFAGLFALKGGYREPLLAASTDGVGTKIAVAQAMDKHDTVGLDLVAMVVDDLVVSGAEPLFLQDYIAVGKVVPERMAQIVAGIADGCVKAGCALLGGETAEHPGLMGPDDYDISATGVGVVEADAVLGPDRVRPGDVVIAMGSSGLHSNGYSLARHVLLEIDRMSLSGHVEEFGRTLGEELLEPTRIYAKDCLALVAETDVRTFAHVTGGGLANNLARVLPAGLVAELDRGTWNPAPVFKMIAQRGRVERPEMEKTFNMGVGMVAIVAPEDADRALAVLTARHIDCWTLGTVKKAKDPEATRVALVGEHPRF